The Gammaproteobacteria bacterium genome segment GCGCCACCCGATGGCAGGCGGACCTCACGCTTGAAGGCGGTTTCGATCTGGGATTCAATCTGGTAACGCGTGAACAATGGCACACTATCATCATAGTATTTGATCTTGCCCAGATTATGCGGCATCACCAGCTGCATAAATTCGAGGGCCTTATCATACGTGGCCTTGTCATCGATGAGGATTTCACTGATGTCTTTACGCAGGTTGTCGCGAATGGCGCGAATGATGACGTCGCTTTCCTGATAAACCAGAAAGGGGGCCTTGCCATCCTGCGAGGCCTTATCGATGGCGTCCCACAGCTGCAGCAGGTAATCAAGATCCCACTGTAGTTCTTCAGGATTCTTGCCCATGCCGGCCGTGCGCACGATCAGGCCCATATCTTCGGGCACGGTCAGTGCGGCCAGGGCGTCGCGAATCTCATTGCGCTCATCACCGACGATACGGCGGGAAACACCACCGGCACGCGGGTTATTCGGCATCAAGACGAGGTAACGGCCGGCCAGACTGATGAAGGTCGTCAGCGCGGCACCTTTGTTGCCACGCTCCTCTTTCTCAATCTGGACGATGATCTCCTGGCCTTCTTTCAAAAGCTGTTTGATATTGGCGCGGCCACCACTGGCATCCGCCTTGGGGTCGAAATAGGATCGGGAGATCTCTTTTAAGGGAAGGAAGCCGTGGCGGTCAGAACCGTAATCGACAAAGGCGGCTTCGAGGCTGGGCTCCAGGCGGGTGATGCGTGCCTTATAGATGTTGGCCTTTTTTTGTTCGCGGCCGGCAGTTTCGATATCCAGATCATACAGTCGCTGTCCATCGACCATGGCGACTCGCAACTCTTCTGGCTGAGTTGCATTAAACAACATTCTCTTCATTTTATTTGTCCATGCGCTCGACCATTGCTCCCCTGTGGCTGCGGGCACAAGGTAACATTAGTGATAACTATTCAGCCGTTCGCTGACGTGCCGGGTTGAAAGTAGTGGCGGCGTCGCGAGCTTGGTTGTACAGCTATCTGTCAGCTCATCATGAACACAATGGGAACATGGGAGCGCACTCTATTTGGTAAAAAACACCCGTCATGACACGGATGTCGAAAATTTAGTTACGTTCTCTGTCACTCCGACGAAGGGTAAAAATGTCGGAAAATGGACGTAGAATCAATACTATCCCGCAAAAAGCTAGTCGAATATAACAGCCTTCGCCCATAGCATCAATCTCGGCGTGATTTGGTATCATAGCGCGATGACCCAAATTGACCCCAAAATCGCGCTTGTCGAGGGCGAAACCCCTGAATCCGGCCTGAAGGCCTGTTTTATTGACATCGATGAAGACCGTGCCGGTCAAAGAATAGACAATTTTCTGCTGGCCAGCCTCAAGGGCGTGCCGAAAAGCCGCATCTATCGCATCCTGCGCAAGGGGGAGGTGCGGGTGAACAAGGGACGCATCAAGGCCAGTTACCGCCTGCAGGAGGGTGATACGGTGCGTATTCCGCCGATTCGCCAGGCCGAGGCCGAGGCCCCGGTCGCCCCGGGGACGCGCGTGCTGGAACGTATCGAGGCCAGTATCCTGGCCGAAGAAAAGGGTTTTCTGGTGTTGAACAAGCCGTCCGGTATCGCCGTCCACGGGGGTAGTGGGCTGAATTACGGGATCATCGAGGCCCTGCGTGCGTTGCGGCCCGATGCGCCGTATCTTGAGCTGGTCCATCGCCTGGACCGTGAAACCTCGGGCTGCCTGCTGATTGCCACGCGGCGCAGCGTCTTGCGTGAGCTGCACCGTCTATTGCGCGAAAAATCGCAGGGGAAATCACAGGCGGTGGGCATGGATAAACGTTATCTGGCCCTGCTGAAAGGGCGCTGGCAGGGCGGCGAACGCAAGGTTAATAAACCGCTGTTGAAAAACACCCTGCGCTCGGGCGAGCGGGTGGTGACGGTGGATCCCGAGGGCAAGGAGGCCGTGAGTCTGTTTCGCCCGGTGACCCGTTATGCCGATGCTACGCTGGTGGAGGTCAGTTTGCTGACGGGGCGTACCCACCAGATCCGTGTGCATGCGGCCGCCATTGGCCATCCCATTGCGGGTGATGAAAAATACGGCGATGAGGCCTTTAATCGCCAGATGAAGGCCATAGGCTTGCGGCGCCTGTTTTTGCACGCGCATTCGCTCGGGTTTCGCCTCGAGG includes the following:
- the rluC gene encoding 23S rRNA pseudouridine(955/2504/2580) synthase RluC; protein product: MTQIDPKIALVEGETPESGLKACFIDIDEDRAGQRIDNFLLASLKGVPKSRIYRILRKGEVRVNKGRIKASYRLQEGDTVRIPPIRQAEAEAPVAPGTRVLERIEASILAEEKGFLVLNKPSGIAVHGGSGLNYGIIEALRALRPDAPYLELVHRLDRETSGCLLIATRRSVLRELHRLLREKSQGKSQAVGMDKRYLALLKGRWQGGERKVNKPLLKNTLRSGERVVTVDPEGKEAVSLFRPVTRYADATLVEVSLLTGRTHQIRVHAAAIGHPIAGDEKYGDEAFNRQMKAIGLRRLFLHAHSLGFRLEDHEPAYLFSVPLDAELESVLEHLEVLGT